A window from Citrus sinensis cultivar Valencia sweet orange chromosome 5, DVS_A1.0, whole genome shotgun sequence encodes these proteins:
- the LOC102627336 gene encoding 3-oxo-Delta(4,5)-steroid 5-beta-reductase-like isoform X1, giving the protein MSRRRWAGAVDAPKKKFEEDKKPGNYQNVGLILGVTGIVGNSLAEILPRSDTPGGPWKVYGVARRPRPDWNASHPMEYIQCDVSDPDDTQAKLSKLTDVTHIFYVTWASRPTEAENCQINGAMFHNVLRSVIPNAQNLRHICLQTGGKHYLGPFECIGKIPSHDPPFTEDLPRLNVPLFYYTQEDILFEEVEKREGLNWSIHRPFGIFGFSPYSLMNITATLCVYAAICKHEGIPLLFHGSRDTWEGFHEVSDAELIAEQQIWAALDPNARNEAFNCTNGDVFKWKHLWKVLAEQFEIENYGLEDGKGSERVRLEEIMKGKESVWEEIVRENQLQPTKLNEVAVWSYADVVLNIGAGYFVSMNKSKEHGFLGFRNSKNSFITWIDRLKSHRIVP; this is encoded by the exons ATGAGCCGGCGGAGGTGGGCAGGTGCTGTTGACGCTCCTAAG aagaaatttgaagAAGATAAGAAACCTGGAAACTACCAGAATGTGGGACTTATATTAGGCGTGACAGGAATTGTAGGCAACAGCTTGGCTGAGATATTGCCCCGATCGGATACTCCTGGTGGCCCCTGGAAGGTCTACGGGGTGGCACGACGCCCCAGGCCCGACTGGAATGCCAGTCATCCGATGGAGTACATCCAATGCGACGTCTCCGACCCGGACGATACACAAGCCAAGCTCTCAAAACTCACTGATGTCACCCACATCTTCTACGTGACGTGGGCCAGCCGTCCCACTGAAGCCGAGAACTGCCAGATCAACGGTGCAATGTTTCATAACGTGCTCCGTTCTGTAATCCCAAACGCACAGAATCTCCGTCACATCTGTCTTCAAACTGGAGGCAAACATTACCTGGGACCATTCGAGTGTATTGGCAAGATACCGTCTCACGATCCTCCTTTTACAGAGGATTTGCCGAGGTTAAACGTACCACTTTTTTACTATACTCAAGAAGACATATTGTTTGAAGAAGTCGAAAAAAGAGAAGGCTTGAATTGGTCCATACATCGACCTTTCGGAATATTTGGGTTTTCACCTTATAGTTTGATGAATATTACAGCCACTCTCTGCGTGTACGCTGCTATTTGTAAACATGAAGGCATTCCTTTACTATTTCATGGCAGTAGAGATACTTGGGAAGGCTTCCACGAAGTTTCGGACGCAGAGTTAATTGCGGAGCAGCAAATTTGGGCTGCACTGGATCCAAATGCAAGGAACGAAGCTTTTAATTGCACCAATGGAGATGTTTTTAAGTGGAAGCATTTATGGAAAGTGTTGGCTGAGCAGTTTGAGATTGAGAATTATGGGCTTGAAGATGGAAAGGGTAGTGAGAGAGTGAGATTGGAGGAAATTATGAAAG GTAAAGAAAGTGTGTGGGAGGAGATTGTGAGAGAGAATCAGCTGCAGCCAACAAAATTGAATGAGGTTGCTGTTTGGTCATATGCAGATGTGGTGTTGAATATTGGTGCGGGTTATTTTGTTAGCATGAACAAGAGTAAGGAGCACGGGTTCTTGGGTTTCAGGAATTCTAAGAATTCGTTTATCACATGGATTGATAGGTTGAAAAGTCACAGGATTGTGccttaa
- the LOC102627336 gene encoding 3-oxo-Delta(4,5)-steroid 5-beta-reductase-like isoform X4, which produces MSRRRWAGAVDAPKKFEEDKKPGNYQNVGLILGVTGIVGNSLAEILPRSDTPGGPWKVYGVARRPRPDWNASHPMEYIQCDVSDPDDTQAKLSKLTDVTHIFYVTWASRPTEAENCQINGAMFHNVLRSVIPNAQNLRHICLQTGGKHYLGPFECIGKIPSHDPPFTEDLPRLNVPLFYYTQEDILFEEVEKREGLNWSIHRPFGIFGFSPYSLMNITATLCVYAAICKHEGIPLLFHGSRDTWEGFHEVSDAELIAEQQIWAALDPNARNEAFNCTNGDVFKWKHLWKVLAEQFEIENYGLEDGKGSERVRLEEIMKGKESVWEEIVRENQLQPTKLNEVAVWSYADVVLNIGAGYFVSMNKSKEHGFLGFRNSKNSFITWIDRLKSHRIVP; this is translated from the exons ATGAGCCGGCGGAGGTGGGCAGGTGCTGTTGACGCTCCTAAG aaatttgaagAAGATAAGAAACCTGGAAACTACCAGAATGTGGGACTTATATTAGGCGTGACAGGAATTGTAGGCAACAGCTTGGCTGAGATATTGCCCCGATCGGATACTCCTGGTGGCCCCTGGAAGGTCTACGGGGTGGCACGACGCCCCAGGCCCGACTGGAATGCCAGTCATCCGATGGAGTACATCCAATGCGACGTCTCCGACCCGGACGATACACAAGCCAAGCTCTCAAAACTCACTGATGTCACCCACATCTTCTACGTGACGTGGGCCAGCCGTCCCACTGAAGCCGAGAACTGCCAGATCAACGGTGCAATGTTTCATAACGTGCTCCGTTCTGTAATCCCAAACGCACAGAATCTCCGTCACATCTGTCTTCAAACTGGAGGCAAACATTACCTGGGACCATTCGAGTGTATTGGCAAGATACCGTCTCACGATCCTCCTTTTACAGAGGATTTGCCGAGGTTAAACGTACCACTTTTTTACTATACTCAAGAAGACATATTGTTTGAAGAAGTCGAAAAAAGAGAAGGCTTGAATTGGTCCATACATCGACCTTTCGGAATATTTGGGTTTTCACCTTATAGTTTGATGAATATTACAGCCACTCTCTGCGTGTACGCTGCTATTTGTAAACATGAAGGCATTCCTTTACTATTTCATGGCAGTAGAGATACTTGGGAAGGCTTCCACGAAGTTTCGGACGCAGAGTTAATTGCGGAGCAGCAAATTTGGGCTGCACTGGATCCAAATGCAAGGAACGAAGCTTTTAATTGCACCAATGGAGATGTTTTTAAGTGGAAGCATTTATGGAAAGTGTTGGCTGAGCAGTTTGAGATTGAGAATTATGGGCTTGAAGATGGAAAGGGTAGTGAGAGAGTGAGATTGGAGGAAATTATGAAAG GTAAAGAAAGTGTGTGGGAGGAGATTGTGAGAGAGAATCAGCTGCAGCCAACAAAATTGAATGAGGTTGCTGTTTGGTCATATGCAGATGTGGTGTTGAATATTGGTGCGGGTTATTTTGTTAGCATGAACAAGAGTAAGGAGCACGGGTTCTTGGGTTTCAGGAATTCTAAGAATTCGTTTATCACATGGATTGATAGGTTGAAAAGTCACAGGATTGTGccttaa
- the LOC102627336 gene encoding 3-oxo-Delta(4,5)-steroid 5-beta-reductase-like isoform X3, producing MSWRWAGSIGAAKNKLEEDARPQDYQNVGLVVGVTGIVGNSLAEILPRPDTLGGPWKVHGVARRPRPNWNARYPIDYIQCDISDPDDTQAKLSKLTDVTHIFYVTWASRPTEAENCKINGAMFRNVLRSVIPNAPNLRHICLQTGGKHYVGPFECIGKIPSHDPPFTEDLPRLNVPLFYYDQEDILFEEVDKREGLAWSIHRPSGIFGFSPYSLMNIIGTLCVYAAICKHEGAPLVFHGTRDTWEGFQEFSDAELVAEQEIWAAVDPNARNEAFNCTNGDVFKWKHLWKVLAEQFEIENYGFGEEMGCEKVRFEEVMKGKESVWEEIVRENQLQPTKLNEVAVWSYADVVLNIGAGYFVSMNKSKEHGFLGFRNSKNSFITWIDRLKSHRIVP from the exons ATGAGCTGGCGGTGGGCAGGTAGTATTGGCGCTGCTAAG AACAAATTGGAAGAAGATGCGCGACCTCAAGACTACCAGAACGTGGGACTTGTAGTAGGCGTGACAGGAATTGTAGGCAACAGCCTAGCTGAGATTTTGCCCCGACCAGATACCCTCGGTGGCCCGTGGAAGGTCCACGGGGTGGCCCGACGCCCCCGGCCTAATTGGAACGCCAGGTACCCTATTGATTACATCCAATGCGACATTTCCGACCCGGATGATACGCAAGCCAAGCTCTCAAAACTCACTGACGTCACCCACATCTTCTATGTGACGTGGGCCAGCCGTCCCACTGAAGCCGAGAATTGCAAGATCAACGGCGCCATGTTTCGTAACGTGCTCCGTTCTGTAATCCCGAATGCGCCTAATCTCCGCCACATCTGTCTCCAAACGGGAGGCAAACATTACGTGGGTCCATTCGAGTGTATTGGCAAGATACCGTCTCACGATCCGCCTTTTACTGAGGATTTGCCAAGACTAAACGTGCCGCTTTTTTACTATGATCAGGAAGATATATTGTTTGAAGAAGTTGACAAAAGAGAGGGCTTAGCTTGGTCCATACACCGGCCTTCCGGAATATTTGGGTTTTCACCTTATAGTTTGATGAATATTATAGGCACTCTCTGCGTGTACGCAGCTATTTGTAAACACGAAGGTGCTCCTCTAGTATTTCATGGGACCAGAGATACTTGGGAAGGTTTCCAAGAATTTTCGGACGCAGAGTTGGTTGCGGAGCAGGAAATTTGGGCGGCAGTGGATCCTAATGCAAGAAACGAAGCTTTCAATTGCACCAATGGAGATGTTTTTAAGTGGAAGCATTTATGGAAAGTGTTGGCTGAGCAGTTTGAGATTGAGAATTATGGGTTTGGAGAAGAAATGGGTTGTGAGAAGGTGAGATTTGAGGAAGTTATGAAAGGTAAAGAAAGTGTGTGGGAGGAGATTGTGAGAGAGAATCAGCTGCAGCCAACAAAATTGAATGAGGTTGCTGTTTGGTCATATGCAGATGTGGTGTTGAATATTGGTGCGGGTTATTTTGTTAGCATGAACAAGAGTAAGGAGCACGGGTTCTTGGGTTTCAGGAATTCTAAGAATTCGTTTATCACATGGATTGATAGGTTGAAAAGTCACAGGATTGTGccttaa
- the LOC102627336 gene encoding 3-oxo-Delta(4,5)-steroid 5-beta-reductase-like isoform X5, protein MEYIQCDVSDPDDTQAKLSKLTDVTHIFYVTWASRPTEAENCQINGAMFHNVLRSVIPNAQNLRHICLQTGGKHYLGPFECIGKIPSHDPPFTEDLPRLNVPLFYYTQEDILFEEVEKREGLNWSIHRPFGIFGFSPYSLMNITATLCVYAAICKHEGIPLLFHGSRDTWEGFHEVSDAELIAEQQIWAALDPNARNEAFNCTNGDVFKWKHLWKVLAEQFEIENYGLEDGKGSERVRLEEIMKGKESVWEEIVRENQLQPTKLNEVAVWSYADVVLNIGAGYFVSMNKSKEHGFLGFRNSKNSFITWIDRLKSHRIVP, encoded by the exons ATGGAGTACATCCAATGCGACGTCTCCGACCCGGACGATACACAAGCCAAGCTCTCAAAACTCACTGATGTCACCCACATCTTCTACGTGACGTGGGCCAGCCGTCCCACTGAAGCCGAGAACTGCCAGATCAACGGTGCAATGTTTCATAACGTGCTCCGTTCTGTAATCCCAAACGCACAGAATCTCCGTCACATCTGTCTTCAAACTGGAGGCAAACATTACCTGGGACCATTCGAGTGTATTGGCAAGATACCGTCTCACGATCCTCCTTTTACAGAGGATTTGCCGAGGTTAAACGTACCACTTTTTTACTATACTCAAGAAGACATATTGTTTGAAGAAGTCGAAAAAAGAGAAGGCTTGAATTGGTCCATACATCGACCTTTCGGAATATTTGGGTTTTCACCTTATAGTTTGATGAATATTACAGCCACTCTCTGCGTGTACGCTGCTATTTGTAAACATGAAGGCATTCCTTTACTATTTCATGGCAGTAGAGATACTTGGGAAGGCTTCCACGAAGTTTCGGACGCAGAGTTAATTGCGGAGCAGCAAATTTGGGCTGCACTGGATCCAAATGCAAGGAACGAAGCTTTTAATTGCACCAATGGAGATGTTTTTAAGTGGAAGCATTTATGGAAAGTGTTGGCTGAGCAGTTTGAGATTGAGAATTATGGGCTTGAAGATGGAAAGGGTAGTGAGAGAGTGAGATTGGAGGAAATTATGAAAG GTAAAGAAAGTGTGTGGGAGGAGATTGTGAGAGAGAATCAGCTGCAGCCAACAAAATTGAATGAGGTTGCTGTTTGGTCATATGCAGATGTGGTGTTGAATATTGGTGCGGGTTATTTTGTTAGCATGAACAAGAGTAAGGAGCACGGGTTCTTGGGTTTCAGGAATTCTAAGAATTCGTTTATCACATGGATTGATAGGTTGAAAAGTCACAGGATTGTGccttaa
- the LOC102627336 gene encoding 3-oxo-Delta(4,5)-steroid 5-beta-reductase-like isoform X2, whose translation MSRRRWAGAVDAPKKKFEEDKKPGNYQNVGLILGVTGIVGNSLAEILPRSDTPGGPWKVYGVARRPRPDWNASHPMEYIQCDVSDPDDTQAKLSKLTDVTHIFYVTWASRPTEAENCQINGAMFHNVLRSVIPNAQNLRHICLQTGGKHYLGPFECIGKIPSHDPPFTEDLPRLNVPLFYYTQEDILFEEVEKREGLNWSIHRPFGIFGFSPYSLMNITATLCVYAAICKHEGIPLLFHGSRDTWEGFHEVSDAELIAEQQIWAALDPNARNEAFNCTNGDVFKWKHLWKVLAEQFEIENYGLEDGKGSERVRLEEIMKGKESVWEEIVRENQLQPTKLNEVAVWSYADMGLNIGAGYLVSMNKSKEHGFLGFRNSKNSFVTWIGRLKSHRIVP comes from the exons ATGAGCCGGCGGAGGTGGGCAGGTGCTGTTGACGCTCCTAAG aagaaatttgaagAAGATAAGAAACCTGGAAACTACCAGAATGTGGGACTTATATTAGGCGTGACAGGAATTGTAGGCAACAGCTTGGCTGAGATATTGCCCCGATCGGATACTCCTGGTGGCCCCTGGAAGGTCTACGGGGTGGCACGACGCCCCAGGCCCGACTGGAATGCCAGTCATCCGATGGAGTACATCCAATGCGACGTCTCCGACCCGGACGATACACAAGCCAAGCTCTCAAAACTCACTGATGTCACCCACATCTTCTACGTGACGTGGGCCAGCCGTCCCACTGAAGCCGAGAACTGCCAGATCAACGGTGCAATGTTTCATAACGTGCTCCGTTCTGTAATCCCAAACGCACAGAATCTCCGTCACATCTGTCTTCAAACTGGAGGCAAACATTACCTGGGACCATTCGAGTGTATTGGCAAGATACCGTCTCACGATCCTCCTTTTACAGAGGATTTGCCGAGGTTAAACGTACCACTTTTTTACTATACTCAAGAAGACATATTGTTTGAAGAAGTCGAAAAAAGAGAAGGCTTGAATTGGTCCATACATCGACCTTTCGGAATATTTGGGTTTTCACCTTATAGTTTGATGAATATTACAGCCACTCTCTGCGTGTACGCTGCTATTTGTAAACATGAAGGCATTCCTTTACTATTTCATGGCAGTAGAGATACTTGGGAAGGCTTCCACGAAGTTTCGGACGCAGAGTTAATTGCGGAGCAGCAAATTTGGGCTGCACTGGATCCAAATGCAAGGAACGAAGCTTTTAATTGCACCAATGGAGATGTTTTTAAGTGGAAGCATTTATGGAAAGTGTTGGCTGAGCAGTTTGAGATTGAGAATTATGGGCTTGAAGATGGAAAGGGTAGTGAGAGAGTGAGATTGGAGGAAATTATGAAAGGTAAAGAAAGTGTGTGGGAGGAGATTGTGAGAGAGAATCAGCTTCAGCCAACGAAATTGAATGAGGTTGCTGTTTGGTCATATGCAGATATGGGGTTGAATATTGGTGCGGGTTATTTAGTTAGCATGAACAAAAGTAAGGAGCACGGGTTCTTGGGTTTCAGGAATTCTAAGAATTCCTTCGTTACTTGGATTGGTAGGCTAAAAAGTCACAGGATTGTGccttaa